From one Marinobacter sp. LV10MA510-1 genomic stretch:
- a CDS encoding helix-turn-helix domain-containing protein — protein sequence MTELSAAFAPDWVSPPGESILDISEERGWTQAELAQRLGYTEKHVSQLINGKVSLSVDAALRLERVVGGTVDFWLTREANYQNHKARLEAAEQHANWVPWLDDLPVKALMDNGAIAKQRLVEKNKPNVVEACLRFFGVASPSEWRAHYGGMQMAFRRSRAEQCDVGAISSWLRLGEQHAEQVEVPKYNKARFEKALRVIRTFTCESPEEFEPKMRQLLSGAGITFFLVPAIPRAHVSGVARWLGPTRPFIQLSLYGKTNDKFWFTFFHEAAHILLHSGSREEKKSVFLDDPNATHTDDPQEHEANSWAGDWLIPAQYTDKLNGLNNKAKVRHFADEIGVHPGIVVGRLQHDGVIPPSWMNGLKKNFKFTKASTD from the coding sequence ATGACTGAGTTGAGTGCTGCCTTTGCGCCAGACTGGGTCTCCCCGCCTGGCGAATCCATACTTGATATATCCGAAGAGCGCGGCTGGACTCAAGCCGAACTTGCTCAACGTTTGGGGTACACAGAGAAACACGTTAGTCAGCTTATTAACGGCAAAGTATCGCTTAGCGTTGACGCTGCACTTCGTCTGGAGCGCGTAGTCGGTGGGACTGTTGATTTTTGGCTAACTCGCGAAGCTAATTATCAAAATCATAAAGCGCGACTGGAAGCTGCTGAACAGCACGCTAATTGGGTGCCTTGGCTTGATGACTTACCGGTTAAAGCATTAATGGATAACGGCGCCATTGCTAAGCAACGCTTGGTTGAGAAGAATAAACCAAATGTGGTTGAAGCGTGTCTGCGATTCTTTGGCGTTGCATCACCAAGTGAGTGGAGAGCGCACTACGGTGGTATGCAAATGGCATTTCGCAGAAGCAGGGCTGAGCAATGCGATGTTGGTGCGATCTCCTCATGGCTAAGGTTAGGAGAGCAACACGCGGAACAAGTTGAAGTGCCTAAGTACAACAAAGCTCGTTTTGAAAAAGCTTTGCGCGTTATTCGCACATTCACATGCGAGTCGCCGGAAGAGTTTGAACCAAAAATGAGGCAGTTGCTTTCAGGGGCAGGTATAACATTTTTTTTGGTGCCTGCTATCCCAAGAGCCCATGTAAGTGGTGTTGCTAGGTGGCTAGGCCCTACACGGCCTTTTATACAGCTTTCCTTGTACGGTAAAACGAACGATAAATTCTGGTTCACTTTTTTCCATGAAGCAGCGCACATTTTGCTGCACTCTGGGAGTAGAGAAGAGAAAAAATCTGTCTTCCTTGACGATCCTAACGCTACTCATACTGATGACCCACAGGAGCATGAAGCAAACAGTTGGGCTGGAGACTGGCTAATCCCTGCTCAATACACCGACAAGTTGAACGGCTTAAATAACAAAGCGAAAGTTCGCCATTTTGCGGATGAGATTGGAGTTCACCCAGGTATAGTAGTGGGACGTTTACAGCATGATGGAGTAATACCGCCGTCATGGATGAATGGCCTGAAAAAAAACTTCAAGTTCACAAAAGCGTCTACTGACTAA
- a CDS encoding undecaprenyl-diphosphate phosphatase has protein sequence MDFFQAIFLGLLQGLTEFLPISSSAHLILTPALLDWQDQGVGFDLAVHVGTLLAVVLYFRRDVFGIARDGLVSMARRRIVGQGAMAFYLVIGTIPAGLAGLALLDMIDNELRSPAIIFTTTLVFGLLLGVADWIPKRDRSLDSIRWKDALIVGLAQAISLIPGTSRSGITITAGLFLGLSREAASRFSFLLAIPITALAASVKILEVAMMDIAVDWTGFLIGGVTSFVMAITAIHFFLKWLNKVGMWPYVVYRVILAGVIFAVLM, from the coding sequence ATGGACTTTTTTCAGGCAATTTTTCTTGGCCTGCTGCAGGGGCTGACAGAATTTCTGCCCATCTCCAGCTCTGCCCACCTTATTCTTACTCCGGCCCTGCTGGACTGGCAGGACCAGGGCGTAGGCTTTGACCTGGCCGTTCACGTGGGCACCCTGCTGGCGGTGGTGCTCTACTTCCGCCGCGATGTGTTCGGCATAGCCCGCGATGGCCTGGTTTCCATGGCCCGGCGCCGCATTGTGGGCCAGGGTGCCATGGCGTTTTATCTTGTGATAGGCACCATCCCCGCAGGCCTGGCAGGATTGGCGCTGCTGGATATGATTGATAACGAGCTGCGCTCACCTGCGATCATTTTCACCACCACCCTGGTGTTCGGTTTGCTGTTGGGTGTGGCCGACTGGATACCCAAACGCGATCGCTCGCTGGACTCCATTCGCTGGAAAGACGCGCTGATTGTTGGCCTGGCCCAAGCTATTTCCCTGATACCCGGCACCTCACGCTCGGGCATTACCATCACCGCTGGCCTGTTTCTGGGCCTCAGCCGCGAAGCAGCATCCCGCTTTTCATTCCTGCTGGCCATCCCGATTACGGCGCTGGCGGCGAGTGTAAAAATCCTGGAAGTGGCGATGATGGACATCGCTGTAGACTGGACGGGCTTTTTGATCGGCGGCGTGACTTCATTCGTGATGGCCATCACCGCCATCCACTTCTTCCTGAAGTGGTTGAATAAAGTGGGTATGTGGCCGTACGTGGTTTACCGGGTGATTCTGGCTGGGGTGATTTTTGCGGTCCTGATGTAG
- a CDS encoding acyl-CoA thioesterase, with the protein MSTFDDDKPMPLGELILRIIPFPGDTNANGDVFAGWLVKQMDIAAATMAARISQGRSATVAMDRMEFLSPVRVGSQVGCYCELIEIGRSSMNIKVEVWTMDRYSEDRRKVTEGHFVYVAIDEVGRIREVPVQP; encoded by the coding sequence ATGAGCACTTTTGACGACGACAAACCAATGCCCCTCGGCGAGTTAATCCTGCGAATCATTCCTTTCCCCGGCGATACCAACGCCAACGGAGATGTGTTCGCGGGCTGGCTGGTAAAGCAAATGGATATTGCGGCGGCCACTATGGCGGCCAGGATATCCCAAGGCCGAAGCGCCACTGTGGCGATGGACCGGATGGAGTTTTTATCGCCGGTACGGGTTGGCTCGCAGGTTGGCTGTTATTGCGAGCTGATCGAAATCGGCCGTAGCTCCATGAATATAAAAGTAGAAGTGTGGACGATGGACCGCTACTCCGAAGATCGCCGCAAGGTGACCGAAGGCCACTTCGTTTATGTGGCGATTGATGAAGTGGGCCGCATCCGCGAGGTGCCAGTCCAGCCCTGA
- a CDS encoding substrate-binding domain-containing protein, with translation MTKLYKALTTVTLAGAIAALSAPAMARDTISIVGSSTVYPFATVVAERFGRNTDFATPKIESTGSGGGLKLFCQGVGTQHPDITNASRRMKKSEFDMCQANGVKEITEVRIGADGIVMANSKEAEKLDLSLKEIFLALAKDVPNPDGSNELVANPYMKWSEIDSSLPDIAISVMGPPPTSGTRDAFVELAMESGCKQFPMIAQMEDDNEDKFKTVCQSMREDGPFVEAGENDNLIVQRLAQDPETVGIFGYSFLMENTGQIQAATVNGVEPTPEAISSDQYPVARSLWFYVKKAHVGVVPGIQEYISEFTSEGTWGDNGYLVDVGLIPAPRNERMKIAKAVKELAPMTGNEL, from the coding sequence GTGACTAAACTCTATAAAGCTCTGACAACAGTAACCCTTGCTGGTGCAATTGCGGCACTTTCGGCTCCGGCCATGGCTCGCGACACCATTAGCATTGTCGGCTCGTCAACGGTATATCCTTTTGCGACCGTGGTTGCCGAGCGTTTCGGCCGTAATACCGATTTCGCGACGCCTAAAATTGAGTCTACCGGTTCCGGTGGCGGCCTGAAGCTATTCTGTCAAGGTGTTGGCACCCAGCACCCGGACATCACCAACGCTTCCCGTCGCATGAAGAAGAGCGAATTCGACATGTGCCAGGCCAACGGCGTCAAGGAAATCACCGAAGTGCGTATCGGTGCTGACGGTATCGTTATGGCAAACTCCAAGGAAGCGGAAAAGCTCGACTTGTCCCTGAAAGAAATTTTCCTGGCGCTGGCTAAAGACGTACCTAACCCGGACGGCAGCAACGAGCTGGTTGCCAACCCTTACATGAAGTGGAGCGAAATCGACTCCAGCCTTCCGGATATTGCCATCAGCGTAATGGGCCCGCCTCCGACGTCAGGCACCCGCGACGCGTTTGTTGAGTTGGCGATGGAAAGCGGTTGCAAACAGTTCCCCATGATCGCGCAGATGGAAGACGACAACGAAGACAAGTTCAAAACCGTGTGTCAAAGCATGCGTGAAGACGGCCCGTTCGTTGAAGCCGGCGAAAACGATAACCTGATCGTTCAGCGTCTGGCCCAAGATCCGGAAACTGTCGGTATCTTCGGCTACAGCTTCCTCATGGAAAACACTGGCCAGATCCAGGCCGCGACCGTGAACGGCGTCGAACCGACCCCCGAAGCGATTTCCAGCGACCAATATCCGGTAGCCCGCTCACTGTGGTTCTACGTCAAAAAGGCGCACGTGGGTGTTGTTCCGGGTATTCAGGAATACATTTCCGAGTTCACCAGCGAGGGCACCTGGGGTGATAACGGCTACCTGGTCGATGTAGGCTTGATCCCAGCCCCGCGCAATGAGCGCATGAAGATTGCCAAAGCAGTGAAAGAACTGGCGCCGATGACGGGTAACGAGTTATAA
- the pstC gene encoding phosphate ABC transporter permease subunit PstC, which yields MQTANLLPLVLVLAVVAYGLAYMRSRAVAAPLGGIRNLKALPFYYAARAALWCAIPALIVLVVWAGFEDKVIQGIVIASLPQDTWPESAGQASLILSQISNVAAGSLNPEFLPEHITGAASLLEAMQDKSGNFKAILVVLIAVLGATFAWTRVAPHINARKNVETTLRRIFFACAALAVLTTAGIVFSVFLETMRFFDRVPITEFLFGTSWSPQTAIRIDQIGSEGAFGVIPLFTGTLLISAIALLVAVPVGLMSAIYLSEYASKRMRSTIKPVLEMLAGIPTVVYGFFAALTVAPFIRDLAAIVGLEASSQSALAAGLVMGIMIVPFVSSLSDDVISAVPQTMRDGSLALGATQSETMKKVIFPAALPGIIGGILLAASRAIGETMIVVMAAGLAANLTANPLDSVTTVTVQIATLLVGDQEFDSAKTLSAFALGMLLFIVTLLLNVVALKIVRKYREQYD from the coding sequence ATGCAGACGGCCAATCTTCTGCCCTTGGTTCTGGTTCTCGCCGTGGTTGCCTATGGCCTCGCTTATATGCGATCCCGGGCTGTGGCAGCGCCCCTTGGTGGCATCCGGAATCTCAAGGCTCTTCCTTTTTACTACGCGGCGCGTGCAGCGCTTTGGTGTGCTATTCCGGCACTGATTGTGCTGGTAGTCTGGGCCGGTTTTGAAGACAAGGTCATTCAGGGCATTGTGATCGCATCGCTGCCCCAGGATACCTGGCCGGAGTCGGCCGGACAGGCAAGCCTGATTCTTTCTCAAATCAGCAACGTGGCAGCTGGCAGCCTCAACCCTGAGTTTTTGCCGGAGCATATTACCGGGGCGGCATCATTGCTGGAAGCCATGCAAGACAAGAGCGGGAACTTTAAGGCCATCCTGGTGGTGTTGATTGCCGTGTTGGGAGCAACCTTTGCCTGGACTCGCGTAGCGCCCCACATAAACGCCAGAAAAAACGTAGAAACCACCCTGCGCCGAATCTTCTTTGCGTGTGCTGCCTTGGCCGTGTTGACCACCGCAGGTATCGTATTCTCGGTCTTTCTCGAAACCATGCGTTTCTTCGACAGAGTGCCGATTACCGAGTTCCTGTTCGGAACCAGCTGGAGTCCTCAAACCGCTATACGGATCGATCAGATAGGTTCCGAAGGCGCTTTCGGTGTTATTCCCCTGTTTACCGGCACTTTGCTGATTTCCGCCATTGCTTTGTTGGTTGCCGTGCCCGTTGGACTGATGTCTGCCATCTATCTTTCAGAGTATGCGAGCAAGCGTATGCGCTCGACAATAAAGCCTGTGCTGGAGATGCTGGCGGGCATTCCTACCGTTGTTTACGGCTTTTTCGCGGCCTTGACCGTTGCCCCGTTTATTCGTGACCTTGCCGCAATAGTGGGCCTTGAGGCCTCCTCCCAGAGTGCTCTGGCCGCCGGTCTGGTGATGGGCATTATGATTGTGCCGTTCGTGTCATCGCTGTCAGATGACGTGATCAGTGCGGTACCTCAGACCATGCGCGATGGCTCTTTGGCTTTGGGTGCGACGCAGTCGGAAACCATGAAGAAGGTGATTTTCCCGGCGGCCTTACCGGGCATTATTGGCGGTATTCTGCTGGCAGCGTCCCGTGCTATCGGTGAAACCATGATTGTGGTCATGGCGGCAGGCCTCGCGGCTAACCTGACGGCCAATCCGCTGGACTCGGTGACCACCGTAACCGTGCAGATTGCGACGCTGCTGGTGGGTGACCAGGAGTTCGACAGCGCCAAGACGCTTTCGGCCTTCGCTCTGGGCATGTTGCTGTTCATTGTCACGCTGCTGCTCAACGTGGTCGCACTGAAGATCGTACGCAAATATAGGGAACAGTATGACTGA
- the pstA gene encoding phosphate ABC transporter permease PstA, translating to MTDQSSQAERVRKSLKRRYRKERRFRLYGILAIFIALASLFILFADIISKGHTGFVKTTITLEVTLDSGMMYLDDPTDEDQWSNADFKAPIIAALQAQVPEAASAAEKRQLGRFLGTFADSEIRNLLTENPELLGTTQTIEFPTHDRVSVYVKHADNPRYSIKLSEQQQGWVDELLEKGIIDTSFNDVLFSRGDSREPANAGVLGAIVGSLLTMLVTLAISFPVGISAAVYLEEFAPQNKLTDFIEVNINNLAAVPSIIFGLLGLAVFINLFGMPRSVPVVGGLVLALMTLPTIIISSRAAIKSVPPSIREAAEGVGASKMQVVLHHVVPLAMPGMLTGSIIGMAQALGETAPLLLIGMVAFIVDVPDGFFSSATVLPVQVYLWASSSEQGFVELASAAIMVLLTFMIIMNALAIWLRKRLERRW from the coding sequence ATGACTGATCAAAGTTCTCAGGCGGAGAGGGTCCGCAAATCGCTGAAACGCCGGTACCGTAAGGAACGTCGATTCCGACTGTACGGAATTCTGGCGATTTTCATTGCACTCGCGTCCCTGTTTATCCTGTTCGCCGATATTATCAGCAAAGGGCACACCGGGTTCGTAAAGACCACCATCACCCTGGAAGTGACTCTCGATTCGGGGATGATGTATCTGGATGATCCGACGGATGAGGATCAATGGTCCAACGCGGATTTCAAGGCGCCGATTATCGCCGCCTTGCAGGCGCAAGTTCCTGAGGCAGCCAGCGCGGCTGAGAAGCGTCAGCTGGGCCGTTTTCTGGGTACCTTTGCAGACAGCGAAATCCGCAATTTACTGACAGAAAACCCGGAGCTTCTGGGTACCACCCAGACCATTGAGTTCCCCACCCATGATCGGGTGTCGGTGTACGTCAAGCATGCGGACAATCCGCGGTACAGCATCAAACTGTCCGAACAGCAGCAAGGTTGGGTGGACGAGCTGTTAGAAAAAGGGATTATCGACACCAGCTTCAACGATGTGCTGTTCAGCCGAGGTGACTCCAGGGAGCCTGCCAACGCCGGTGTTCTTGGCGCGATTGTCGGTTCCCTGTTGACCATGCTGGTGACCCTGGCCATTTCATTCCCCGTGGGAATTTCGGCAGCGGTCTATCTGGAAGAGTTCGCGCCCCAGAACAAGCTTACCGATTTTATCGAAGTGAATATCAATAACCTGGCTGCGGTACCGTCTATCATATTTGGTTTGTTGGGCCTGGCGGTATTCATAAACCTGTTCGGAATGCCCCGATCGGTTCCTGTCGTAGGTGGTTTGGTGCTTGCGTTAATGACGCTTCCAACCATCATTATTTCCAGCCGTGCCGCCATCAAAAGTGTCCCGCCTTCAATACGGGAGGCGGCCGAGGGTGTTGGCGCCTCCAAGATGCAGGTGGTGCTCCATCATGTGGTGCCCCTGGCCATGCCCGGCATGCTGACCGGTTCCATCATCGGTATGGCTCAGGCTCTGGGTGAAACCGCACCGCTTCTGCTGATTGGTATGGTGGCGTTTATCGTGGATGTACCGGATGGGTTTTTCAGTTCAGCCACTGTGCTGCCGGTACAGGTTTACCTCTGGGCGAGCAGCTCCGAGCAAGGTTTTGTGGAGCTGGCATCCGCCGCCATCATGGTGCTGCTTACTTTCATGATCATTATGAACGCATTGGCGATCTGGCTGCGCAAGCGGCTTGAGCGTCGCTGGTAA
- the pstB gene encoding phosphate ABC transporter ATP-binding protein PstB, whose product MNTMSPSISAEADMRGKGAAIPVSEDRGKDTVMEDKPEDTVIEEGKTVGKPFADDPKFKLRNVDVSYGADRAINNISLDIGRNEVIAFIGPSGCGKSTFLRCLNRMNDSIEICRVKGSLELDDQNIYDSKRDVVELRARVGMVFQKPNPFPKSIYDNVAYGPRIHGLANRKSELDDIVENSLRKAGLWNEAKDRLDAMATGMSGGQQQRLCIARAIAVSPEVILMDEPCSALDPIATARVEELIAEMSESYTIVIVTHSMQQAARVSNRTAYFHMGHLVEVNKTDTVFTSPQHPLTESYITGRFG is encoded by the coding sequence ATGAACACGATGAGTCCGAGTATTTCCGCAGAAGCCGACATGCGAGGCAAGGGGGCAGCGATTCCTGTGTCTGAAGACAGGGGCAAAGATACCGTGATGGAAGACAAGCCCGAAGATACCGTGATTGAAGAAGGTAAGACGGTTGGAAAGCCATTTGCCGACGACCCTAAATTCAAGCTGCGTAATGTGGACGTTTCCTACGGCGCAGACCGGGCTATCAATAATATCAGCCTGGATATTGGCCGGAACGAAGTCATTGCCTTCATCGGTCCTTCTGGTTGCGGTAAATCAACCTTTTTGCGATGCCTGAATCGCATGAATGACAGCATTGAGATTTGCCGCGTTAAAGGCTCTCTTGAGCTGGACGATCAGAACATCTATGACTCCAAGCGGGACGTGGTTGAACTGAGGGCCAGGGTAGGGATGGTGTTCCAAAAGCCGAATCCCTTTCCAAAATCGATCTACGACAATGTGGCCTATGGGCCCCGAATCCACGGGCTGGCAAATCGCAAGTCCGAGCTTGACGACATTGTCGAAAACAGTCTTCGCAAGGCGGGCTTGTGGAACGAGGCTAAAGACCGTCTGGATGCCATGGCAACCGGCATGTCCGGCGGCCAGCAGCAGCGGCTGTGTATTGCCCGCGCCATTGCCGTCAGTCCGGAAGTGATCCTGATGGACGAGCCCTGTTCGGCCCTTGACCCGATTGCAACTGCACGGGTGGAAGAACTGATTGCCGAGATGTCCGAAAGCTACACTATCGTCATCGTGACTCACTCCATGCAACAGGCGGCTCGGGTTTCCAATCGCACCGCTTATTTCCACATGGGTCACCTTGTGGAAGTGAACAAAACCGACACGGTGTTTACCTCTCCCCAGCACCCGCTGACCGAATCCTACATTACCGGCCGTTTCGGCTAA
- the phoU gene encoding phosphate signaling complex protein PhoU translates to MPNNKDQVYGDHISQRFNNELLELKTRFLEMGGLVEAQIGSAVQALTTNDSVLAEQVRAGDRGVDQMEIDIDEEAILIIARRQPAARDLRLVIAVIKMVVDLERVGDEAKKIAKLALKLEAEGQTSLGYVEVRHIGSHVHAMLHDSLDAFARLDAEQALRVMKEDKRVDEEYQAATRTLLTHMMEDTRNISRCMSIMWVLRALERVGDHACNIAENVIFMVKGEDVRHTPMEEKERVVGR, encoded by the coding sequence ATGCCGAATAACAAAGACCAAGTGTATGGCGATCACATCTCCCAGCGTTTCAACAATGAACTGCTGGAACTGAAAACCCGTTTTCTGGAAATGGGCGGGCTGGTGGAAGCGCAAATTGGCAGTGCCGTGCAGGCGCTGACCACCAACGACAGCGTGCTGGCGGAACAAGTGCGCGCAGGCGACCGTGGCGTTGACCAAATGGAAATTGACATCGATGAAGAGGCCATACTCATTATCGCCCGGCGCCAGCCCGCGGCGCGGGACCTTCGGTTGGTTATTGCGGTCATCAAAATGGTGGTCGATCTGGAGCGGGTGGGCGACGAGGCCAAAAAAATCGCCAAACTGGCGTTGAAGCTGGAGGCAGAGGGCCAGACATCACTCGGCTACGTGGAAGTCCGCCACATTGGCAGCCATGTGCACGCCATGCTGCACGATTCCCTGGACGCCTTTGCGCGGCTGGACGCCGAACAGGCGCTGCGAGTCATGAAGGAAGACAAACGAGTAGATGAAGAGTATCAGGCCGCCACCCGCACCCTTCTGACCCATATGATGGAAGATACCCGCAACATATCCCGCTGCATGTCGATCATGTGGGTACTGCGGGCTCTGGAACGGGTAGGAGACCACGCCTGTAACATTGCCGAAAACGTGATTTTCATGGTTAAGGGTGAGGATGTACGCCATACGCCGATGGAAGAAAAAGAGCGGGTAGTGGGGCGGTAG
- the cas6f gene encoding type I-F CRISPR-associated endoribonuclease Cas6/Csy4: MNHYIDIKVLSDPEFNTPTLMNAVYSKLHRALAALDGNSIGVSFPELRNTPGALLRIHSEQATLNDLMEQYWLKGLGDYTEVTAVKPIPANVSYVTVQRVQSKQTAARIRRAVKRNSLEVEVAESMLQNRAPLTHPFLRLQSQSTKQHFPLFIEQSPPQAEPVEGEFNTYGLSQGATVPWF; encoded by the coding sequence ATGAACCACTACATCGATATAAAAGTGCTGTCAGATCCAGAATTCAATACGCCAACGTTGATGAACGCGGTGTATTCGAAACTCCACCGAGCGCTGGCCGCGCTTGATGGAAACTCGATCGGCGTCAGTTTCCCAGAACTGCGTAATACACCGGGGGCACTGCTCAGAATTCATTCAGAACAAGCAACGCTGAATGATTTGATGGAGCAATATTGGTTGAAAGGCCTGGGAGACTATACCGAGGTGACAGCCGTTAAACCCATCCCGGCGAACGTCAGCTATGTCACTGTACAAAGAGTGCAAAGCAAGCAGACGGCCGCCCGCATACGGCGTGCAGTGAAACGTAATTCACTGGAAGTTGAGGTGGCTGAAAGCATGCTTCAAAATCGCGCACCATTAACGCATCCCTTTTTGCGGTTACAAAGCCAATCAACCAAACAGCATTTCCCGCTGTTTATTGAACAAAGCCCTCCACAAGCTGAACCTGTAGAGGGCGAGTTCAATACGTACGGCTTGAGCCAAGGCGCAACGGTACCCTGGTTTTAA
- the csy3 gene encoding type I-F CRISPR-associated protein Csy3, producing the protein MAKLTTASVLAFERKLANSDALMHSGYWDDRAAAEKWSPLAVQTKDVRGTISNRMKTAIADDPAKMDAEIEKANLQRVDVAALPFDADTLKVHFTLRILGGLATPSACNSPEYQSALAEKVNGYIQKNSFAELATRYAENIANGRFLWRNRVGAEAVEVHVTHGDNRWIFDGYSFSLRKLSQPTGDLKALSDVIQKGLEGEDFAFITVDAFVKLGQGQEVFPSQELILDKGKSDKSKVLYDVSGIAAMHSQKVGNALRTIDTWYPDADEVGPIAVEPYGSVTSRGKAYRQPKDKMDFYTLLDNWIIKDKEPELNQQHYVIATLVRGGVFGKAD; encoded by the coding sequence ATGGCGAAATTAACAACAGCATCTGTACTGGCCTTTGAGCGCAAACTGGCAAACTCGGATGCATTAATGCATTCAGGCTACTGGGATGACCGGGCCGCCGCAGAAAAATGGTCACCGCTGGCCGTTCAAACTAAAGACGTACGTGGCACCATATCCAACCGTATGAAAACTGCGATAGCCGACGACCCGGCAAAAATGGATGCCGAAATAGAAAAAGCCAATCTTCAGCGCGTAGACGTCGCGGCTCTACCTTTTGACGCTGACACCCTGAAAGTACATTTTACCCTGCGAATTCTGGGCGGGCTGGCGACACCTTCAGCCTGCAATAGCCCCGAATATCAAAGCGCTCTTGCAGAAAAAGTAAACGGTTATATTCAAAAAAATAGCTTCGCTGAACTTGCCACGCGTTACGCAGAAAACATTGCCAACGGCCGCTTTCTTTGGCGCAACCGTGTAGGTGCGGAAGCCGTAGAAGTGCACGTTACCCATGGCGACAACCGTTGGATTTTCGATGGCTATAGCTTCAGCTTGCGCAAATTGTCTCAGCCCACCGGCGACTTAAAAGCACTAAGCGATGTAATTCAAAAAGGCCTGGAAGGTGAAGACTTTGCCTTTATCACCGTCGATGCGTTTGTAAAACTGGGCCAAGGCCAGGAAGTGTTTCCGTCTCAGGAACTGATTCTGGACAAAGGAAAAAGCGACAAGAGCAAAGTGCTGTATGACGTCAGTGGCATAGCGGCTATGCACTCACAAAAAGTGGGCAATGCTTTGCGAACAATTGATACCTGGTATCCCGATGCGGATGAAGTTGGCCCGATTGCGGTAGAACCTTATGGTTCCGTAACCAGCCGGGGTAAGGCGTACCGGCAGCCAAAAGACAAAATGGATTTTTACACATTACTGGATAACTGGATTATTAAAGACAAAGAACCGGAGTTGAACCAGCAGCATTACGTAATCGCCACGCTCGTTCGCGGTGGGGTTTTCGGCAAAGCAGATTAA
- the csy2 gene encoding type I-F CRISPR-associated protein Csy2, with the protein MESAFREKTAAAKRRSGGRPMKSLLILKHVQVQNANAIAGLTWGFPGITNFLGFTHALSRYAEKIQGVRFDGCAVVCHSHQVQAHQPTPYGEYVFALTRNPLTKEGKTAPFNEEARMHMDVSLVIECDFITEDLDFGAASDSENTARFENELARKIPMMRLAGGTIQAIQGVEFKTLSEDYDERSKEFRKSMLRLLPGFMLVDRSPLLHEHLSSLRERQADATLLDAWLDFSALRYRAYPQIAEGKTADETTPAEWRYVAKPGEGWLVPITTGFKAISPLYPPGEVANARDPSVPFRFVESAYGVGQWISPHRLRDISHIFWRYQQDGDWYLCKNDYQSESTQLLQD; encoded by the coding sequence ATGGAATCGGCTTTTAGAGAAAAAACTGCTGCTGCTAAAAGACGATCTGGAGGCAGGCCGATGAAATCACTACTTATCCTGAAACATGTACAAGTCCAGAACGCCAACGCAATTGCTGGGCTAACCTGGGGCTTTCCCGGCATAACCAACTTTCTGGGTTTCACTCATGCGCTGTCACGCTATGCAGAGAAAATACAAGGCGTACGATTTGACGGTTGCGCGGTCGTTTGTCACAGCCACCAGGTACAAGCCCACCAGCCCACGCCATACGGAGAATATGTGTTTGCGCTAACACGCAATCCACTAACAAAAGAGGGAAAAACCGCACCTTTCAACGAAGAGGCGCGAATGCACATGGACGTCAGTCTGGTTATCGAATGCGACTTTATCACCGAAGACCTGGATTTTGGTGCAGCCAGCGATTCTGAAAACACCGCCCGATTTGAAAACGAGCTCGCGCGTAAAATCCCCATGATGAGACTGGCCGGCGGCACAATACAGGCAATTCAAGGCGTTGAATTTAAGACGCTGAGCGAAGACTACGACGAACGCAGCAAAGAATTCAGAAAGAGTATGCTCAGATTGCTTCCGGGCTTCATGCTGGTCGATCGTTCACCACTACTGCACGAACATCTTTCCAGTCTGAGAGAACGGCAAGCTGATGCCACCCTGTTGGATGCCTGGCTGGACTTTTCAGCACTCCGGTATCGCGCTTACCCTCAGATTGCGGAAGGAAAAACAGCCGATGAAACAACACCGGCAGAATGGCGCTACGTTGCCAAGCCAGGTGAAGGATGGCTAGTACCCATAACAACCGGATTCAAAGCAATATCACCATTATATCCACCCGGCGAAGTGGCCAACGCCCGCGACCCCAGCGTGCCATTTCGTTTTGTGGAATCGGCGTACGGCGTAGGCCAATGGATAAGCCCTCACCGCCTACGCGACATAAGCCATATTTTTTGGCGCTACCAACAGGATGGCGACTGGTACCTATGTAAAAACGACTATCAATCTGAATCTACACAACTGCTGCAAGACTAA